The nucleotide window GCCAAGCTGCAGTTTTGCGCAGAAACAGGCGTACGTATCTTCCAACACATCAGCAACGGAGGTCTTCAAATGAGATATCTGCGGCTTCTTACAGATACTGAGCCTCGTAGCCAAGCGTCTTCCATTGACTGAACACTGCCAACTCCTTGCTGTCAAACAGCTGTGACTCCTCCTCGAGTACGGTATCGAGAGCCAGATTGAAGGCATCGACGTATATTGAGCTGCGTCCCTTGATCCAGAGAGGCCGGGTCGTACCGATAGCCTCATCGGCCTCTGCGCCGCTGCTCATCTGGGAAGACTTGAGGAGTTCATATTCCTCGATTGCGGTGTCGTCGGTTTCTGTCGGTGGCAGGACGTTCTCCACGTCAGTTGCCCGCGAGTTCCTCGCAAActcgtcatcaccgccaAGTTCTTCTCTGACCTCGGCTTGCGCCCTCGTGTCCTCTTCCGTGGAAAATTCACCGGACCCCTCTGATGCCGAGTCCTTGATTTCATCCCGTCTCTTCTGCCGCTTCGCAGGACGATCCAGACACGATTCGCCGCTTGCGACGGGCACATTTCCCTTCTCCTTTTCGACGCCCGGGAGCCTCCTCACAAAGGCATCCATTGCTGCTCTCCATATAGGCAAGCAGTTCCGAACGTGCAGTGGAGGCGAGCACGAGGGTGTGATGTGCGCTGGAGACGCGAGCCAACGCTGGAACTCCAACGCGAAGTCAGCTGACCGCGTTAAAGCGCCTTCCACCACTTCCACGCTTCGCGCAGGGCCGCCCGAACTTCATCCGACACGTCGAGAACGACTGCCAGTCGCACTTTCCCTCGGCAAGCGGTATCAGACTTTCCTCGTCAAGGCACTGATATCGCAATGGCGGACGAGTCGGCAAAGACAGAACACGCCAGCGAAGCGGCGCAGGCTCCCGCGACCAGCGACGCGACCGGCTCTGGCACCCCAGCGCCTCAGACGCAGCCtgcagcgcccgccgacaCGCAGACCCCCCAAAAGGATATTGTCATGTCCGACGCGCCAATTGATCAAGCTGCGGTACGGCCATGAACCTTCGCCTCGGTCAAGACTCCAAAGCAAGTCTTGCCTACTTAAACAACCTGCTGATGGCCCGCAAACAGtccccagctccagcagcagttgcgcccagcccagccgcagCAAGGACGGGAACTCCTGCGCAAGGCTCGCGGGCGCCCTCGGTTCATCCAGAAGCAGGTGTTACCATGCCTTCAGAAGCCGCACCGCACGGCGATCCGACTCGACGTTATTTCAACAGTAAGGTGACTGGGGTACTGCTCGAGGGTATGAAGCAGTTGGCGAAGGACCAGTACGTACGCTCGCACGCCAGGCCAGCATGTTTCCCTCGCTCACAGCTCGCAGACCCCCTGATCCTCTACGGGTACTAGGCGAATACCTTATTCAGAGGTCCAAGGAACTTGAGGGGACGAGCTAGTGCATTTATACGTGCAAGGGTGGAGGGCACATCGGTTGCATGAGCGGGCGTTACAGGATGGGATAAACGGAAAAAGCTCCAGAGATACCCCTCCGGCAGCAACAAGAGAGCAACGAGAGTAACGGGACACTTTGATTGTAGCCAGGGGCCTTCAATTATGGGCCTGTGGACTACTTCTCGGCCTTGCAGACCATGGAAACACGCATCATGCTTCTCTAAATGCAGGTTTTCCGTAAAAGTTTCCCCCAACTCCGAGACCAGGGTTTTCACCGCTCTCCTCCGGGTGCAGCATTCCTTCTCCAATTGTTCGCCCTTTATGCGACAAtggtgctggcggtggcCGACTCGTACTTCCAGGTAGGGGGCAGCACGCCGACGGTCTTGTAGTAgcgggcgagacggtggATGCGGGACTCGATGAGAATGAGGCGGAACTTGGagtccttgtccttgcggTTGCGCTCGAGGTGCTTGCGGACAGCGACAGCCTAACGCGGCAGATGTTAGATCGAACTCTCTGCCACAGACGTGGCCCATCCGAGTGCAATTGACAATCTTCATACCTTCTTGATCAACATGTACAGATCCTCAGGGAGCTCGGGAGCAAGGCCTGTTCAAAGTCTCTCTGTCAGTCTTAACCGTACAGAGGCATTGGAGATGGGATCCCCATGGAATTGTATATTCTCCACGTCTGTTGTTTCTTCGATTCAGGGTACCGTACCGTTCGACTTGAGGATTCGGAGAATGCGGTTGCCTGTGATTTGATGGTCAGCCCAGGTACGTCTCGCACCTCCcccatcgcctcctcctATTCCAGGGATATCCATACCAGTCACAATCTTGACCTGGGCAACGCCGTGGGAGTCTCGCAGGATAACGCCAATCTGCGAAGGAGTAGCGCCCTTCCTGGCGAGCTTGCAGatctgctcgacgacctgctcaGGGGTGGTCTTCAgccacgccggcgcggagcgcGAATAGGGGAGCGCGGAGGCAGAAATGCCCTTTCCCTTGCTGTGAAGACGGCCCATGTTGTCGGTGCTGTGGTGGTGCTGAGGGTGAGAAGTTGCTGTAGCGTCGCTCGGTCGCAAAGTTGCAAGATCTCGTTGGGGTTGTGTGGAGCTGGAAATTTTCGCTTAGTTAGGGCAGAGGGATGAACTGGTGCGCACGCAGTCTTGCGGAGCCCCACGTACTTGGTCTTCACGTGATAAGTCACGCTTTTTAGCGCCGCGCCCCAACCAAGTTCATGGCCCAAATTCGAGAACCACGGCGCGGCCTTCTTTTCCCTTCCCTCAGACGCGCGCCTGCCACACACAGCTTGTCCGTTGCGGCCACCGACCActcgggcgcgggccgggCAGTGTAGCGCTGCCCGGCTTTGTCACAGTTTCGAGGTAAGTTCGCAACTTGTTCTCTCATTTACACCTCCCCAACCAGCATCTACAATGATGATAAAGCACATTTACTTTTATTTCTGGTACCTCTTATGCTAGGGCTCTCGGGCTCGATGAATGAACTGGACTTCTGATCACCAATTGCACCTGATCTCATTTGACTTTCTGGCTCATCCCATCGAAAGTCACTGGCTGACATGTCAAAGGAAACAGATTTTGCGTCGAGGGTATTTTAGGCAATCGACACAAGATGTATTAGAGCTGGACATTCCTAGATATCCGCCAAATGCCATCCATCTGCCGATTTCCGTCCAAGCATCGCCCGTGACATGTGCGAAGCAACTCGCACGATACCATCCCCGCCTTACGTTTTGTTTTACATGTGGTTGATTGTCAGACAAAGAAGAGGCCACCGACTCCCCATCGTTGGTTGCCTTCTGGCCCATACCCAAGCCGTCTCGCGCTCCATTTGCCCCACGAAATTGTGTCATGGGAATGCTCGTCAGCATCCTACCAAGCACCAACATCAAAATTCTCCTATGGTGATTGTCAGCTTCGTGAACGATCGCGCGGGGTTTCATGGGTGAGTATACCTCAGGGAAATAGGTCGTGACGACGGTTCTGTCGGCGAACTTCCGTCCAGCCAAAGCATTCAGCGCTTCATTGGCAGACTCGGCCGTCTCAAACTTGACAAAAATCTTGCCGACGCCAGCAGACTGTCGGCTACCACCAGAAGGTCGGGGAGCCTTGAGCTCCAGTACCTTGCCAAACTTCGCACACTCGTCGCGAATATCATCGCAAATTTCTGCAACGTGTTAGTGGGTATATTCGCACACGTAGAATCGACATGTCTGGCTTACCTTCGTATTCGTCATCGTCCATGAGCTCCTCCGGAGTGACCATGTTCAGCATCTGAACGACGCGGCCCTTATTGGTCTCATTTGCAGACTGAGACGCGAGGCCACTGATGGCCGTGATGCCAACATCGAAGTTGGCGACCTGGGTGGAGCCTGAGCTAGCCTTCATCACCTTTAGCTTCTTACCTCCGACATCCATGCCGTTGAGAGTGTTGAGAGCAGGCTCggttgccgttgccgggTCGAGGTATTCGACAAATGCGATTCCCTATCTTGATCAGTTGACATGTCAAATTGCCGGTAATGAGCAAGGCGAACTCACTCTAGACTCTTGTGTATTTCGGTCTTTGACGAGGGCAAATGCCTTGGGCTTTccgaaggcggcgagcaaCTCGATAACTTGGTCGTCGGTAAGGAACGAAGGAATGTTTGTGACGCTCAGCTTGTTCAGCGTATCGGGTACATGGCTGGAAACAACATCCGGATCATGGGCGACTTCCTCTGGGACGGCGGCCATAACGTAGTCTTGGGGTCGTCTTATGACCAGGCCGGCTGGCTCTGTCGAGCCGTTCATGGCGTCATCTGCCTCCATCGAGATCCCATCAAAGGCAAGCGCAACAGTGGCGTCGGAGGAATCCTTGAACTCCAAAACAGCAAATTTTCCTGAGCTGGAAAGTTGGCAGCCAACGCAAGGATCATGGTTTTCCACGACATTCAGCCCGTTCATCTGAAGATTGAAGAAGGAAGTGAGACCTTCCTcggtcgtcgtgggcgcaAAGTTGGAAACGACGAGGCGCTTGGATTGGCGGGAGTTGCTTGCTTTCAGGCCAGCACTGGTTACCTGACTTCCAGGCTGGTTCATCATGGCCTGGAGCTTGGAGGGGTCCATGGGTTGTTGCCGGGGCGCGCCGGGCAGTGGGAACATGCCGGATAGCTTGGCTTGCTCGGCCGTAACCATCTCATATCCAGGCGGCTTGATGTCCCACTGGGTCAG belongs to Purpureocillium takamizusanense chromosome 1, complete sequence and includes:
- the RPS13 gene encoding ribosomal 40S subunit protein S13 (BUSCO:EOG0926514P~EggNog:ENOG503P1R2~COG:J), coding for MGRLHSKGKGISASALPYSRSAPAWLKTTPEQVVEQICKLARKGATPSQIGVILRDSHGVAQVKIVTGNRILRILKSNGLAPELPEDLYMLIKKAVAVRKHLERNRKDKDSKFRLILIESRIHRLARYYKTVGVLPPTWKYESATASTIVA
- a CDS encoding uncharacterized protein (COG:A~EggNog:ENOG503NUP9) gives rise to the protein MNGDSYSSRDGRRGRDYPPRGDRDDRRDRPRDRDRERDRDRERDRDRERDRNRDRRRSRSPDHRGHRRGDADADAYSSSRSHRDREREDRYSGRDRRGDREWDRDRGSSRRDARRDDDDRHPRRDRDPFDDRRRGAGREPRRDDGAFGRNEPRRSITPPVKREPTPDLTDVIPILERKRRLTQWDIKPPGYEMVTAEQAKLSGMFPLPGAPRQQPMDPSKLQAMMNQPGSQVTSAGLKASNSRQSKRLVVSNFAPTTTEEGLTSFFNLQMNGLNVVENHDPCVGCQLSSSGKFAVLEFKDSSDATVALAFDGISMEADDAMNGSTEPAGLVIRRPQDYVMAAVPEEVAHDPDVVSSHVPDTLNKLSVTNIPSFLTDDQVIELLAAFGKPKAFALVKDRNTQESRGIAFVEYLDPATATEPALNTLNGMDVGGKKLKVMKASSGSTQVANFDVGITAISGLASQSANETNKGRVVQMLNMVTPEELMDDDEYEEICDDIRDECAKFGKVLELKAPRPSGGSRQSAGVGKIFVKFETAESANEALNALAGRKFADRTVVTTYFPEENFDVGAW
- the SDC1 gene encoding COMPASS (complex proteins associated with Set1p) component (COG:K~EggNog:ENOG503P8ID), translated to MADESAKTEHASEAAQAPATSDATGSGTPAPQTQPAAPADTQTPQKDIVMSDAPIDQAASPAPAAVAPSPAAARTGTPAQGSRAPSVHPEAGVTMPSEAAPHGDPTRRYFNSKVTGVLLEGMKQLAKDQPPDPLRVLGEYLIQRSKELEGTS